One part of the Glycine soja cultivar W05 chromosome 11, ASM419377v2, whole genome shotgun sequence genome encodes these proteins:
- the LOC114375722 gene encoding LOB domain-containing protein 12-like — MLEIVLRLSVFFLFITHIKRQHKNIIFGSLIGFSSVVLIVRIFEMGGTSPCASCKLLRRRCSKDCIFAPYFPSDDPRKFSIVHKVFGASNISKMLQELPIHQRADAVSSLVYEANARVRDPMYGCVGAISYLQNQVSQLQMQLAVAQTEILCIQMQQQEPTLATQLVDQDDKSMLLSVNNNYEMLPQFLKFPSSSSSSSNVFQDPDEPLKRESFWT, encoded by the exons ATGCTTGAGATTGTGCTGCGGCTTAGTGTTTTCTTCCTCTTCATTACACACATCAAAAgacaacacaaaaatataatctttGGTTCCTTAATTGGTTTTTCGTCAGTAGTATTAATTGTACGTATCTTCGAAATGGGGGGTACCTCACCTTGTGCTTCTTGCAAGTTGTTGAGACGCCGTTGCTCCAAAGACTGCATCTTTGCTCCTTACTTTCCTTCTGATGACCCTCGCAAGTTTTCCATTGTGCATAAGGTCTTTGGTGCCAGCAATATCAGCAAAATGCTGCAG GAGCTTCCAATTCATCAAAGAGCAGATGCTGTGAGTAGTTTAGTTTATGAGGCAAATGCAAGAGTTAGAGACCCTATGTATGGATGTGTTGGAGCCATATCATACCTACAAAACCAAGTTTCACAATTGCAAATGCAGCTTGCAGTGGCTCAGACAGAGATTTTATGCATCCAGATGCAGCAACAAGAGCCTACCTTAGCCACACAATTAGTAGACCAAGATGACAAATCAATGCTCCTATCTGTAAACAATAACTATGAAATGCTTCCTCAGTTTCTTAAGTTTCCTTCATCCTCTTCCTCATCTTCCAATGTATTCCAAGACCCTGATGAGCCTCTTAAGAGAGAGTCTTTTTGGACTTGA